In one window of Chelmon rostratus isolate fCheRos1 chromosome 19, fCheRos1.pri, whole genome shotgun sequence DNA:
- the LOC121623252 gene encoding transmembrane protein 150C-like, with the protein MLKCGHWALLPPIFSAFTAAGLWLVYFIAVRDEKIVPLGSKSWRTNGSFYPPYISIAGNFPPASCIFSEVMNLSAFLAFFTAVLRYLQLKPRIDKPWLNVGSLTAFSIGCFGMTLVGNFQLFSDEVIHNLGTFMTFGLGTLYCWAQSYITLRVDIKNEGRRAGIVRFLLSGSITLCMVLYFSLMGLGLHTQAAQCQWALVMFFLIFLSTFAIEFRHSRFDIVCIHFF; encoded by the exons ATGCTGAAGTGCGGTCACTGGGCTCTTCTGCCCCCCATCTTCTCTGccttcactgctgctggacTGTGGCTGGT ATACTTCATTGCTGTCCGTGATGAGAAAATAGTACCACTGGGCTCGAAATCCTG gAGAACAAATGGCTCCTTTTATCCTCCATACATTAG TATTGCAGGTAACTTTCCACCGGCCAGCTGCATCTTCAGTGAGGTCATGAACTTGTCTGCATTTCTGG CGTTCTTCACGGCCGTCCTCAGATACCTTCAGCTGAAACCCAGAATAGACAAGCCGTGGCTGAACGTTGGCAGTCTGACGGCTTTCTCTATTGGCTGCTTTGGAATGACGCTTGTGGGAAACTTCCAG CTCTTCAGCGACGAGGTGATTCACAACCTGGGCACCTTCATGACGTTCGGGCTGGGAACGCTGTACTGCTGGGCGCAGTCCTACATCACCCTGAGAGTTGACATTAAGAACGAGGGGAGGAGGGCTGGGATCGTTCGCTTCCTGTTGTCGGGGTCCATCACTCTCTGCATGGTGCTCT ACTTCTCCCTGATGGGTCTGGGCCTCCACACACAAGCAGCTCAGTGCCAGTGGGCGCTGGTAAtgttcttcctcatcttcctcagcaCTTTCGCCATCGAGTTCCGTCACAGCCGCTTTGACATTGtgtgcatacattttttttag